Proteins from one Fragaria vesca subsp. vesca linkage group LG6, FraVesHawaii_1.0, whole genome shotgun sequence genomic window:
- the LOC101303636 gene encoding protein U2-like: MASTRISSHHVLLQKLNLLKEVDAGTDSENEDDGNSYNVVDAGTGSEDEDDTEFCEFHGERELKYPSAPPYAPTRIRLKLHTVYNIPKKDCVKCKEEKLAKQKRKKSKEPNIVTMSKNGHPRVAPLHESGKHQFLVYY; this comes from the coding sequence ATGGCTTCAACAAGGATTTCCTCCCATCACGTACTACTGCAGAAACTTAATCTGCTCAAGGAAGTAGATGCTGGTACCGATTCAGAAAATGAAGATGATGGCAATAGTTACAATGTAGTAGATGCTGGTACTGGATCAGAAGATGAAGATGATACCGAATTCTGTGAGTTTCATGGTGAGAGGGAATTGAAGTATCCTAGTGCTCCACCATATGCTCCTACTAGAATCCGACTAAAGTTACATACAGTCTACAACATTCCCAAGAAGGATTGTGTGAAGTGTAAGGAAGAGAAGCTCGCAAAGCAGAAACGGAAGAAATCCAAGGAGCCCAATATAGTCACCATGTCTAAGAATGGTCATCCGAGGGTTGCTCCACTGCATGAGTCCGGCAAGCACCAGTTCTTAGTTTACTATTAG
- the LOC101303353 gene encoding lipoyl synthase, mitochondrial-like — protein MGHRVTSLLNRKDLRPNIQLEWAIGPERAGSKIQNSLRQPTETTNLSLIFFLTIESPPSHESISLTTLTPDSGAKMQTRFAALTRTLKSTTRSFSSSSSSQTSTTASSDFPPTLAGLRARLAAESPSLTEFVGGEGPYSVEVGTKKKPLPKPKWMKESIPGGEKYTQIKKKLRELKLHTVCEEAKCPNLGECWSGGETGTATATIMILGDTCTRGCRFCNVKTSRTPPPPDPNEPANVAEAIASWGLDYVVITSVDRDDMADQGSGHFAETVIKLKKLKPNMLIEALIPDFRGDSDCVKTVATSGLDVLAHNIETVEELQSAVRDHRANFKQSLDVLMMAKEYAPAGTLTKTSVMLGCGETPDQVVKTMEKVRAAGVDVMTFGQYMRPSKRHMPVSEYVTPEAFDKYREIGMEMGFRYVASGPMVRSSYKAGEYYIKSMIDADRAASSHPSAT, from the exons ATGGGCCATCGTGTTACTTCTTTGTTGAATCGAAAAGATCTCAGGCCCAATATCCAGTTAGAATGGGCCATAGGTCCGGAAAGAGCTGGATCCAAGATCCAAAATAGTCTGCGCCAACCAACCGAAACTACCAACCTCTCTCTCATCTTCTTCCTCACCATCGAATCACCACCATCACATGAATCAATCTCTCTCACCACCCTAACCCCAGACTCAGGCGCCAAGATGCAGACCCGGTTCGCCGCCCTGACCCGAACCCTAAAATCCACGACCCGATCCTTCTCGTCCTCCTCCTCCTCGCAGACCTCAACCACCGCCTCCTCCGATTTCCCGCCAACTCTCGCTGGCCTCCGGGCCCGCCTCGCCGCCGAGTCGCCCTCTCTCACCGAATTCGTCGGAGGCGAAGGGCCGTACTCCGTCGAGGTCGGCACGAAGAAGAAGCCGCTGCCGAAGCCGAAATGGATGAAGGAGTCGATCCCCGGCGGCGAGAAGTACACGCAGATTAAGAAGAAGCTGAGGGAGCTGAAGCTCCACACCGTCTGCGAGGAGGCCAAGTGTCCCAACCTCGGCGAGTGCTGGTCCGGCGGCGAAACCGGCACCGCCACCGCCACGATCATGATTCTCGGCGACACGTGTACCAGGGGTTGCAG GTTTTGTAATGTGAAGACTTCGAGGACGCCGCCGCCGCCGGACCCGAACGAGCCGGCGAATGTGGCGGAGGCGATTGCGTCGTGGGGGCTGGATTATGTGGTGATTACTAGCGTGGACCGGGATGATATGGCGGATCAAGGGAGTGGACATTTTGCTGAGACGGTGATCAAGTTGAAGAAGCTCAAACCGAATATGCTAATCGAGGCATTAA TTCCTGATTTTCGAGGGGATTCGGATTGTGTTAAGACAGTTGCAACATCAGGACTAGATGTCCTTGCTCACAATATTGAGACTGTTGAAGAGCTTCAGAGTGCAGTGAGGGATCATCGTGCGAATTTCAAACAATCTTTAGATGTTCTGATGATGGCCAAGGAGTATGCTCCTGCCGGGACACTAACAAAGACTTCAGTAATGTTGGGTTGTGGGGAAACACCTGATCAAGTTGTGAAGACAATGGAGAAGGTGAGAGCAGCTGGTGTCGACGTGATGACATTTGGTCAATATATGCGACCATCAAAGCGACATATGCCTGTGTCTGAATACGTCACTCCTGAGGCTTTTGATAAGTATCGAGAGATAGGGATGGAAATG GGATTTCGGTATGTGGCTTCTGGCCCCATGGTCAGGTCGTCATACAAAGCAGGTGAATACTATATCAAATCTATGATAGATGCCGATCGGGCTGCATCCTCGCACCCTTCTGCCACATGA